The DNA sequence AAAGGGAGGGAGTGTCAAGGGAAAAAAGGAATAAAAGAAGGGAAGGGGGAAAAAATAAGCAAGGAGGAGAATAAGAAAGGCGCCATTAAGCTTTTAGAGGATTATAGGGAGATAAGATGGGTGTTAGTGACACTAATGCTGCCATACCCCAAAAACCAAAAATAATGACCATCGGCAGGGGTGACCGAGCCTAACTAAAATGATAATCACTTGAGTAATTGCAACGAGCTGTTGAAAAATAATAGCAATATGAGAGAAAAATGTAGGGCTGCCTTAGGAATGTGGGGGTGGAAGGTGTAAGAGGGATTGGGAAATCAAATAATATTCAGTTGGATTTCTTGTTTGTTGAAGGGTAAATCCTCATTGATAGCCTTGATTTCCTCCATGGTAGCCGCGTTAATTTTGTCAATGTAGTGGTTTAAAATTGCCTGCATCCTGGGGTGATAGAAACGGTGGAAACTGTAGTTGGGGGTTGCCGGGAAGCCGCGACGGCGTTTATGACTCCCCCCGGCCCCAGGGTCATACATTTGTATTCCATTTTCTATTGCCCACTCTATGGGTTTATAATAGCATGTTTCAAAGTGAAGACAGTTATACTCTTGAGTTGCCCCCCAATAACGCCCATATAGATTTTCCCCTTTGCGAATACAAAAAGACATGCCCACTGGATGGTGTAAGTCTTCTTGACGGTATGCCACCATTAACAACACCCGGTGGGAATAATTGGGATATAGTTGCTCAAAAAATCTCTTGGTTAGATATTTGCTTCCCCAATAGAATTTGTCACAAGTGCTACTATAAAAACTATAGATTTCCGGGTACAAAAAATGAGGTATTTCTTCCCCCATCAACGGTTTTAAAATAAGGCCGGTTTTTTCGACAATTCTCCTTTCCCTTTTTATATTTTTTCTCTGATCTGAACTAAAAATCCGCAAAAAATCGTCAAAGGATTGGAAGTTTTGGTTAGACCAGATATAACTATAATGTAACCAGCCACAGAAACCAAATTGAGAAATAATTTCCCCCCATTCTGGG is a window from the Geminocystis sp. M7585_C2015_104 genome containing:
- a CDS encoding N-acetyltransferase, yielding MKNSGYSLRWHEKISEIPQSAWDEMALPLKTPFLEWEWLNNLETSGSVKGSVGWQPCHLTVWKGNQLVAAAPLYIKTHNYGEFVFDHQWADLAYRLGIRYFPKLVGMTPFTPAVGYRFLIASDEDEWQITEMMVAAIDRFCINNKLSGCNFLFVDPEWGEIISQFGFCGWLHYSYIWSNQNFQSFDDFLRIFSSDQRKNIKRERRIVEKTGLILKPLMGEEIPHFLYPEIYSFYSSTCDKFYWGSKYLTKRFFEQLYPNYSHRVLLMVAYRQEDLHHPVGMSFCIRKGENLYGRYWGATQEYNCLHFETCYYKPIEWAIENGIQMYDPGAGGSHKRRRGFPATPNYSFHRFYHPRMQAILNHYIDKINAATMEEIKAINEDLPFNKQEIQLNII